Proteins encoded together in one Amblyraja radiata isolate CabotCenter1 chromosome 11, sAmbRad1.1.pri, whole genome shotgun sequence window:
- the gprin1 gene encoding G protein-regulated inducer of neurite outgrowth 1 isoform X1, giving the protein MGTIKDLNSLQFSVSDPVEMESKGTLAAAVVATPCNNQGGDPATQSNSPILCSNTCSNDMSTSRPLEISASVGELASAEIDNPSEISEQAMDISKEHGQEESSGNFCSNAAEINTEIDQNRKETIRLDMKSSDPSADVPFAGLGQETRRIETAHNINVQCLADPAEVKKTKVNLRVQPDRNITENGRQSESENEDLGTVACCSQTCMSTSTSQDAEVQVSIQVQSRSFATSPMAPLDNCPVFTIPEVILSDPPVEKPTACPPDIPSVTAPPKKDVQMQVDITVQCKSVGTGPMTPLEKTPLPTLPEVCVEAMEEDEPVREVQWDEKGMTWEVYGASVDAEVLGIAIQKHLEKQIEEHGKQNIEVYQNDKPNSLKGSLGKEENKRRQSNVFQAVLHNIRSPQCCIRGNTAAE; this is encoded by the coding sequence ATGGGGACCATTAAAGATCTGAACAGTTTGCAGTTTTCAGTATCAGATCCGGTTGAGATGGAGAGTAAGGGCACGCTGGCGGCTGCCGTTGTCGCTACCCCCTGCAATAACCAAGGGGGGGATCCTGCGACTCAGTCCAACAGCCCTATTCTTTGTTCCAATACTTGCTCGAACGATATGAGCACCAGCCGCCCGCTGGAGATCAGCGCTAGTGTGGGTGAACTTGCCAGCGCAGAAATAGACAATCCCAGCGAAATCTCAGAGCAGGCGATGGATATAAGCAAGGAACACGGGCAGGAAGAATCTAGCGGCAACTTCTGCAGTAACGCTGCCGAGATTAACACAGAGATAGACCAAAATAGAAAAGAAACCATAAGGTTAGATATGAAGAGCTCTGACCCCAGTGCCGATGTGCCCTTTGCCGGATTGGGCCAGGAGACCAGGAGAATAGAGACAGCCCACAACATTAATGTCCAGTGCCTCGCTGATCCGGCAGAGGTAAAGAAAACGAAGGTTAATTTGCGTGTTCAGCCGGATAGGAATATCACAGAAAATGGTCGGCAAAGCGAGAGTGAGAACGAGGACTTGGGGACAGTTGCATGCTGTTCACAGACATGTATGTCCACATCAACAAGTCAAGACGCTGAGGTGCAGGTATCAATCCAAGTGCAGAGCAGGTCATTTGCTACCAGCCCCATGGCTCCTCTGGATAACTGTCCAGTGTTTACAATTCCTGAGGTCATCTTAAGCGATCCACCCGTTGAAAAGCCAACTGCTTGTCCACCAGATATACCATCTGTAACAGCGCCACCAAAAAAAGATGTTCAGATGCAAGTGGATATAACCGTGCAATGCAAATCAGTTGGCACCGGCCCAATGACTCCTTTGGAGAAGACTCCGTTACCTACTCTCCCTGAGGTGTGTGTGGAGGCCATGGAAGAGGATGAGCCGGTGCGCGAAGTCCAGTGGGATGAAAAAGGTATGACATGGGAAGTCTATGGAGCATCCGTGGATGCTGAAGTCCTTGGAATAGCTATCCAGAAACATTTGGAAAAGCAAATAGAGGAACATGGCAAGCAAAATATTGAGGTGTACCAAAATGATAAACCTAATTCACTGAAAGGATCTTTGGGAAAGGAAGAAAATAAGAGAAGACAAAGCAATGTTTTTCAGGCAGTTCTACACAACATTAGAAGTCCGCAATGTTGTATTCGTGGGAACACTGCTGCGGAATGA
- the gprin1 gene encoding G protein-regulated inducer of neurite outgrowth 1 isoform X2 — translation MGTIKDLNSLQFSVSDPVEMESKGTLAAAVVATPCNNQGGDPATQSNSPILCSNTCSNDMSTSRPLEISASVGELASAEIDNPSEISEQAMDISKEHGQEESSGNFCSNAAEINTEIDQNRKETIRLDMKSSDPSADVPFAGLGQETRRIETAHNINVQCLADPAEVKKTKVNLRVQPDRNITENGRQSESENEDLGTVACCSQTCMSTSTSQDAEVQVSIQVQSRSFATSPMAPLDNCPVFTIPEVILSDPPVEKPTACPPDIPSVTAPPKKDVQMQVDITVQCKSVGTGPMTPLEKTPLPTLPEVCVEAMEEDEPVREVQWDEKDSPKLKMEGK, via the exons ATGGGGACCATTAAAGATCTGAACAGTTTGCAGTTTTCAGTATCAGATCCGGTTGAGATGGAGAGTAAGGGCACGCTGGCGGCTGCCGTTGTCGCTACCCCCTGCAATAACCAAGGGGGGGATCCTGCGACTCAGTCCAACAGCCCTATTCTTTGTTCCAATACTTGCTCGAACGATATGAGCACCAGCCGCCCGCTGGAGATCAGCGCTAGTGTGGGTGAACTTGCCAGCGCAGAAATAGACAATCCCAGCGAAATCTCAGAGCAGGCGATGGATATAAGCAAGGAACACGGGCAGGAAGAATCTAGCGGCAACTTCTGCAGTAACGCTGCCGAGATTAACACAGAGATAGACCAAAATAGAAAAGAAACCATAAGGTTAGATATGAAGAGCTCTGACCCCAGTGCCGATGTGCCCTTTGCCGGATTGGGCCAGGAGACCAGGAGAATAGAGACAGCCCACAACATTAATGTCCAGTGCCTCGCTGATCCGGCAGAGGTAAAGAAAACGAAGGTTAATTTGCGTGTTCAGCCGGATAGGAATATCACAGAAAATGGTCGGCAAAGCGAGAGTGAGAACGAGGACTTGGGGACAGTTGCATGCTGTTCACAGACATGTATGTCCACATCAACAAGTCAAGACGCTGAGGTGCAGGTATCAATCCAAGTGCAGAGCAGGTCATTTGCTACCAGCCCCATGGCTCCTCTGGATAACTGTCCAGTGTTTACAATTCCTGAGGTCATCTTAAGCGATCCACCCGTTGAAAAGCCAACTGCTTGTCCACCAGATATACCATCTGTAACAGCGCCACCAAAAAAAGATGTTCAGATGCAAGTGGATATAACCGTGCAATGCAAATCAGTTGGCACCGGCCCAATGACTCCTTTGGAGAAGACTCCGTTACCTACTCTCCCTGAGGTGTGTGTGGAGGCCATGGAAGAGGATGAGCCGGTGCGCGAAGTCCAGTGGGATGAAAAAG aTTCCCCAAAGCTGAAAATGGAAGGAAAGTAG